Below is a window of Pseudarthrobacter equi DNA.
GACCCTGGCAGGCATCCAGGGAAAGAAGGTGGACAACGACTCCGAGGAGGAGCCCGGCCGCATCCCGCACGAGGTCCGGCTGGGGGTCACCGCCGGATTGTCCCTCGGCGGCACGGCCTACTACGGCACCGCCGACGCCACCCCGCTGTTTGTGGCCGTCCTCGGTGAACTGAGCCGCTGGGGACTGTCCAAGGACGTCATCCAGCCGCTGCTCAGCCACGCGGACCGGGCCCTGGAATGGATAGAGAAATACGGGGACCGCGACGGCGACGGGTTTGTGGAGTACCTGCGCCCCAACGACCACGGGCTGGTCAACCAGGGCTGGAAGGACTCCTGGGACGGCATCAACTTCGCCGACGGGACCATCGCCGAACCACCCATCGCCCTCTGCGAAGTGCAGGCCTACGTCTACTCGGCTTATCTGGGCCGCTCGCTGCTGGCGCACTGGGACGGGGACTCAGACCTGGAACACCACTGGGCTGCCAAGGCAGCGGCCTTCAAGGAGGAGTTCAACAAGAAGTTCTGGCTGCCGGACAAAGGCTATTTCGCCGTCGCGCTGGACAAGGACAAGCGCCCGGTGGACGCCCTGACCTCCAACATCGGCCACTGCCTGTTCTCCGGCATCGTGGACCGGGACAAGGCGCAGTCCGTGATGGAGCACCTGATGTCCCCCCAGATGTTCACTGGGTGGGGCATCCGCACGCTCGCCTCTGACATGGGAGCCTACAACCCGGTCAGCTACCACAACGGGTCCGTCTGGCCGCACGATACCGCCATGGTGGCCACCGGCCTGATGCGTTACGGGTTCGTGGACGAGGCACGACGGGTGGCCTTGGGGGTCTTCGAAGCGGCCGAACACTTCGACAACCGGCTGCCTGAACTCTTCTGCGGCTTCGACCGCGGTGAGTTTCCCGGTCCCGTGCCATACCCCACGGCATGTTCGCCGCAGGCATGGGCTGCCGCGGCGCCCGTCCAGCTGGCGCGGATCCTCCTCCGCTTCGACCCCGTCTTTACCCGCGGGGTGGTGCACCTGGCGCCGATCCTTCCGGACACTGTGGGCACGTTCAGGGCCGAAAACGTCCTGCTGGATTCTTCCAGGGTCACCATCACGGCAAAGGGCTCCAGCGGCAGCATCGAAGGACTTCCCCCGGGACTGAAGCTCCTGGCCCAGCCGCGCCCGCCACTGGCGTACCCGCCGGGAAGCCCGGAGGCCGCCTCGGACCATGCCGGCCTGAACCAGCCCGGCACGTAGGCAGCCACGAACGTAGGCCGCTACGGGAGGGCGCGTTCCAGGACGAAGTCGTGTTCCACGGTGCTGCCCAGCCGGAAGGACTTGGCGCCCACCTTCCGGAACCCGGACTTCGCGTAGAAGCGGATGGCGCGGGCATTCTGGCTGTTGACGCCCAGCCAGATCCCGGCCCGGCCAGCCTCGGCGGCAGCCTGCACGCTGGCATGCATCAGTTCGGCGGCGGCCCCCAGCCCGTGGTGTTCGGGATGGACATAGCACTTGCTGAGTTCAACCGAC
It encodes the following:
- a CDS encoding amylo-alpha-1,6-glucosidase, with amino-acid sequence MTAWNADNEASVSDSGSVTVLEGSSFCISSGSGDITSDGGTNGAFFQDTRIVSGWVLRINGSVREPLTAQRPQPFEAIFVGRAKWPGGKFDSPLVVRQVRHIGPGMQDDITLENYAAEPVECEIELQVQADQADLFDVKGGRTTGADDTTRAVRDGKLIIEAGRHGQQRGTAVGARDAEVTTEGLRFRVTVPARGKWATSIIVVPLVNGEAPDQPFREGQLPHHREGVRRHLDWEEGVPRIRIEDASLQDLLNRSQSDLGALRIFDPHHPDRAAVAAGAPWFMALFGRDSLLTSYMSLMVNPNLALGTLQTLAGIQGKKVDNDSEEEPGRIPHEVRLGVTAGLSLGGTAYYGTADATPLFVAVLGELSRWGLSKDVIQPLLSHADRALEWIEKYGDRDGDGFVEYLRPNDHGLVNQGWKDSWDGINFADGTIAEPPIALCEVQAYVYSAYLGRSLLAHWDGDSDLEHHWAAKAAAFKEEFNKKFWLPDKGYFAVALDKDKRPVDALTSNIGHCLFSGIVDRDKAQSVMEHLMSPQMFTGWGIRTLASDMGAYNPVSYHNGSVWPHDTAMVATGLMRYGFVDEARRVALGVFEAAEHFDNRLPELFCGFDRGEFPGPVPYPTACSPQAWAAAAPVQLARILLRFDPVFTRGVVHLAPILPDTVGTFRAENVLLDSSRVTITAKGSSGSIEGLPPGLKLLAQPRPPLAYPPGSPEAASDHAGLNQPGT